A part of Vanessa tameamea isolate UH-Manoa-2023 chromosome 20, ilVanTame1 primary haplotype, whole genome shotgun sequence genomic DNA contains:
- the LOC113401668 gene encoding regucalcin-like, producing MSLNFSLLILSLFGCALAKNIQHFKISMVSSGDTDTVALFTHAESPVWDVESQSLYFVDALQQNVHRLDYVSGQIFTKHIGYGQVNVVSLVSGSSRLLVAVRSALYLLDWKVSGDAALRLLTTVDEGLPENLINEGKADSEGRFWAGTKGPQSGDDVLPDKATFYSISQQSFNQPRVHLRPVSISNGLVWSLNNTIMYYIDSPTQKIEAFDFDPVNGEISGRRTIIDIANYGYEDAIPDGMTIDSRGHLWVAVMFGGTVLHIDPDSRKIVFGYKLPVSRTTSLCWGGPNLDELFVTTSKAKLDSNEPLSGAIFTIRGTGSRGVPAYSFRFDNADDY from the exons ATGTCTCTTAATTTTTCATTACTTATCTTGTCCCTTTTTGGGTGTGCTCTggctaaaaatatacaacatttcaaaatttctatg GTATCATCTGGCGACACCGATACGGTTGCACTATTTACGCACGCAGAGAGTCCGGTGTGGGACGTCGAGTCACAATCTCTGTACTTCGTAGATGCGCTGCAGCAGAACGTGCACAGATTAGATTATGTTTCTGGACAAATCTTTACCAAACATATTG GTTACGGTCAAGTTAATGTAGTATCCCTGGTATCGGGATCAAGTCGCCTGTTAGTGGCAGTGCGCTCCGCTCTCTATCTCTTAGACTGGAAGGTATCCGGTGACGCCGCCCTCCGGTTACTGACGACGGTGGACGAGGGTCTTCCAGAGAATCTGATCAATGAGGGAAAAGCAGACTCTGAAGGGAGGTTCTGGGCAG GTACAAAAGGTCCTCAATCAGGCGACGATGTGCTCCCAGACAAGGCCACGTTCTACAGCATTAGCCAGCAGTCTTTCAACCAGCCTCGGGTACATCTCAGACCTGTATCCATCTCCAACGGCCTCGTGTGGTCTCTCAATAACACTATCATGTATTACATCGACTCACCGACTCAGAAAATTGAAGCATTCGACTTTGATCCGGTTAATGGAGAAATAA GCGGAAGAAGAACAATTATCGATATAGCGAACTACGGATACGAAGACGCGATCCCTGATGGTATGACGATAGACAGCCGCGGCCACCTTTGGGTCGCAGTCATGTTCGGCGGCACG gtaTTACATATAGACCCGGACAGCCGAAAAATAGTTTTCGGTTACAAGCTGCCGGTGTCTAGAACGACTTCGCTTTGCTGGGGCGGACCAAACCTGGACGAATTATTTGTGACAACTTCGAAGGCGAAACTGGACTCGAACGAGCCGCTGAGTGGTGCTATATTCACTATAAGGGGAACAGGAAGCCGAGGCGTGCCCGCGTATTCCTTCCGATTTGACAATGCtgatgattattaa
- the LOC113401630 gene encoding SWI/SNF complex subunit SMARCC2 isoform X1 gives MTTLGPKKDGGPNIEFFQSAESLTQFDQIRVWLQKNCKKHVQTDPPTKEGLAQLVIQLIQYQENKLGKNATDPPFMRLPMKVFMDMKPGGSLCTVLATMFRFKSEQRWRKFDFQVGKNPSRKDLNVQMMMEIESSLLGAEVIRSPCIFIRPEVDKATANKVKDIIVNHQGEICEDEEDATHIIHPAVDPLEEEYARPVFKRGNSVLIHWYYFPDSHDTWAQSDLPVDVPENVSWECNRAEPWRVSATWALDLPQYNEWMNEEDYEVDVNGKKKVHKLRLSVDDLIPGSEPSGKSKKGKRKRSPSPPPQKHGKRKSRVAKRRDNDGDEEEDNASRDNTDVAPTPESERSTDTPAPASGAAEASAAPDAPATPAPAMDAHDDSQGKHSDSNTQEMLTKEELEDNVTDQTHHIVVPSYSAWFDYNSIHTIEKRALPEFFNNKNKSKTPEIYLAYRNFMLDTYRLNPTEYLTSTACRRNLAGDVCAIMRVHGFLEQWGLVNYQVETESRPTAMGPPPTSHFHVLSDTPSGLQPLQARPTQPRPAENVAVPKVEAGLPNGADAGAPVKPEPNVKAEPTIELGTAPGLKMDQYRGGARGREWTEQETLLLLEALELHRDDWNRVAAHVGSRTHDECILHFLRLPIEDPYLNDTSASGVLGPLAYQPIPFSKTGNPVMSTVAFLASVVDPRIASKATRAAMDEFSAIKDEVPAAMMEAHVKAAGAHGPAAALAATGIAGTAPAAPAVEKKEGSEVKQEAMEVDGEGEAKVKEEPAEAPPADEAKETKDDATPPPEAPAAVDSKVQSAAAAALAAAAVKAKHLAGVEERKIKSLVALLVETQMKKLEIKLRHFEELEATMEREREGLEYQRQQLIQERQQFHLEQLKAAEFRARNHAIQRLQAESGGVAAAAAAAAAAASAAPGAPDAPPADAPQPPPAHHA, from the exons ATGACAACTTTAGGCCCTAAGAAAGATGGGGGCCCAAATATTGAGTTCTTCCAGTCGGCGGAATCTTTGACTCAATTTGACCAAATTCGTGTGTGGTTACAGAAAAACTGCAAAAAG cATGTCCAAACTGATCCACCAACCAAAGAGGGATTGGCCCAACTGGTCATCCAGCTTATTCAATATCAGGAGAATAAGTTGGGAAAAAATGCAACTGATCCTCCGTTTATGAGACTTCCA ATGAAAGTATTCATGGACATGAAACCAGGCGGGTCCCTGTGCACGGTGCTCGCCACCATGTTCCGCTTCAAGTCGGAGCAACGGTGGCGCAAGTTCGACTTCCAGGTCGGTAAG AATCCGTCCCGAAAAGACTTAAACGTGCAAATGATGATGGAAATCGAATCTTCTCTCCTGGGAGCTGAAGTAATACGCTCACCCTGCATCTTCATACGCCCAGAAGTAGACAAAGCCACTGCTAATAAAGTCAAGGATATCATTGTCAATCATCAGGGAGAAATTTGCG agGACGAAGAAGATGCAACGCATATAATTCACCCCGCGGTAGATCCTCTGGAGGAAGAGTACGCTCGGCCTGTATTCAAACGTGGGAACAGCGTTCTTATACACTGGTACTACTTCCCCGACAGCCACGACACCTGGGCACAGTCTGATCTACCG GTGGACGTGCCCGAGAATGTGAGCTGGGAGTGCAACCGGGCGGAGCCGTGGCGCGTGTCGGCCACGTGGGCGCTTGACCTGCCGCAGTACAACGAGTGGATGAACGAGGAGGATTACGAAGTCGATGTCAACGGCAAGAAAAAG GTACACAAGTTGAGGCTGTCCGTTGACGATCTAATCCCCGGGTCGGAGCCGTCAGGGAAAAGTAAAAAGGGTAAGAGGAAGCGATCTCCATCTCCGCCGCCGCAGAAACACGGGAAGAGAAAGAG TCGTGTGGCGAAGCGTCGCGATAACGACGGTGATGAAGAAGAGGATAACGCGTCCAGAGACAATACTGATGTCGCACCCACACCTGAGAGCGAGCGGTCTACTGAca CGCCGGCGCCGGCGTCGGGCGCGGCGGAGGCGAGCGCGGCGCCCGACGCGCCCGCCACGCCCGCGCCCGCCATGGACGCGCACGACGACTCGCAGGGCAAGCACAGCGACTCCAACACGCAG GAGATGCTAACTAAGGAAGAGTTGGAAGACAATGTAACGGATCAAACTCACCACATCGTAGTGCCGTCCTACTCGGCGTGGTTCGACTACAACTCCATACACACCATCGAGAAAAGAGCGTTACCCGAGTTCTTCAACAATAAAAACAAGTCGAAGACTCCCGAGATATATTTGGCATatag GAACTTCATGCTGGACACGTACCGCCTGAACCCGACGGAGTACCTCACGAGCACGGCGTGCCGGCGCAACCTGGCGGGCGACGTGTGCGCCATCATGCGCGTGCACGGCTTCCTCGAGCAGTGGGGGCTCGTCAACTACCAG GTGGAGACAGAGTCTCGTCCGACCGCCATGGGCCCGCCGCCCACGTCACACTTCCACGTGTTGTCCGACACTCCGTCCGGTTTGCAGCCGTTGCAGGCGAGACCTACTCAACCTAGACCAG CAGAGAACGTAGCGGTGCCGAAGGTGGAGGCCGGCCTTCCCAACGGCGCGGATGCGGGCGCGCCCGTCAAGCCCGAGCCCAACGTTAAGGCGGAGCCCACCATCGAACTGGGCACCGCACCTGGACTCAAGATGGACCAA TACCGTGGAGGAGCCCGGGGGCGCGAATGGACAGAACAGGAGACCCTCTTGCTGTTGGAAGCACTGGAACTGCACCGAGACGACTGGAACCGCGTGGCGGCGCACGTGGGCTCCAGAACACATGATGAGTGTATCCTGCACTTCCTACGACTGCCCATAGAAGACCCATATTTGAATGATACCTCAGCTA GTGGTGTCCTGGGTCCATTAGCCTACCAACCCATTCCATTCAGCAAGACCGGCAATCCCGTGATGAGTACAGTTGCGTTCCTGGCTTCCGTAGTCGATCCGCGCATCGCTTCCAAAGCCACTAGAGCTGCTATGGACGAATTTTCTGCTATTAAG GACGAGGTCCCGGCGGCCATGATGGAGGCGCACGTGAAGGCGGCCGGCGCGCACgggcccgccgccgcgctcgccgccACCGGCATCGCCGGcaccgcgcccgccgcgcccgcag TAGAGAAAAAAGAAGGATCAGAGGTAAAACAAGAAGCAATGGAAGTGGACGGAGAGGGCGAAGCGAAGGTGAAGGAGGAGCCGGCGGAGGCGCCGCCCGCAGACGAAGCCAAAGAGACCAAGGACGATGCTACCCCACCGCCAG AAGCGCCAGCAGCGGTAGATTCCAAGGTACAGTCAGCGGCAGCGGCAGCTCTTGCGGCTGCCGCCGTGAAGGCGAAGCATCTCGCGGGAGTCGAGGAGCGCAAGATAAAGTCCCTCGTGGCTCTTCTCGTCGAGACGCAGATGAAGAAGCTGGAGATAAAGTTGAGGCACTTCGAGGAACTCGAGGCAACCATGGAGCGAGAGCGAGAAG GTCTCGAGTATCAACGGCAACAGCTGATACAGGAACGTCAACAGTTCCACCTGGAACAGCTGAAGGCGGCCGAGTTCCGGGCGAGAAACCACGCTAttcaaag ACTGCAGGCGGAGTCGGGCGGcgtggcggcggcggcggcggcggcggcggcggcggcgagcGCGGCGCCCGGCGCGCCCGACGCGCCGCCCGCAGACGCGCCGCAGCCGCCGCCCGCGCACCACGCCTga
- the LOC113401630 gene encoding SWI/SNF complex subunit SMARCC2 isoform X3 encodes MTTLGPKKDGGPNIEFFQSAESLTQFDQIRVWLQKNCKKHVQTDPPTKEGLAQLVIQLIQYQENKLGKNATDPPFMRLPMKVFMDMKPGGSLCTVLATMFRFKSEQRWRKFDFQNPSRKDLNVQMMMEIESSLLGAEVIRSPCIFIRPEVDKATANKVKDIIVNHQGEICEDEEDATHIIHPAVDPLEEEYARPVFKRGNSVLIHWYYFPDSHDTWAQSDLPVDVPENVSWECNRAEPWRVSATWALDLPQYNEWMNEEDYEVDVNGKKKVHKLRLSVDDLIPGSEPSGKSKKGKRKRSPSPPPQKHGKRKSRVAKRRDNDGDEEEDNASRDNTDVAPTPESERSTDTPAPASGAAEASAAPDAPATPAPAMDAHDDSQGKHSDSNTQEMLTKEELEDNVTDQTHHIVVPSYSAWFDYNSIHTIEKRALPEFFNNKNKSKTPEIYLAYRNFMLDTYRLNPTEYLTSTACRRNLAGDVCAIMRVHGFLEQWGLVNYQVETESRPTAMGPPPTSHFHVLSDTPSGLQPLQARPTQPRPAENVAVPKVEAGLPNGADAGAPVKPEPNVKAEPTIELGTAPGLKMDQYRGGARGREWTEQETLLLLEALELHRDDWNRVAAHVGSRTHDECILHFLRLPIEDPYLNDTSASGVLGPLAYQPIPFSKTGNPVMSTVAFLASVVDPRIASKATRAAMDEFSAIKDEVPAAMMEAHVKAAGAHGPAAALAATGIAGTAPAAPAVEKKEGSEVKQEAMEVDGEGEAKVKEEPAEAPPADEAKETKDDATPPPEAPAAVDSKVQSAAAAALAAAAVKAKHLAGVEERKIKSLVALLVETQMKKLEIKLRHFEELEATMEREREGLEYQRQQLIQERQQFHLEQLKAAEFRARNHAIQRLQAESGGVAAAAAAAAAAASAAPGAPDAPPADAPQPPPAHHA; translated from the exons ATGACAACTTTAGGCCCTAAGAAAGATGGGGGCCCAAATATTGAGTTCTTCCAGTCGGCGGAATCTTTGACTCAATTTGACCAAATTCGTGTGTGGTTACAGAAAAACTGCAAAAAG cATGTCCAAACTGATCCACCAACCAAAGAGGGATTGGCCCAACTGGTCATCCAGCTTATTCAATATCAGGAGAATAAGTTGGGAAAAAATGCAACTGATCCTCCGTTTATGAGACTTCCA ATGAAAGTATTCATGGACATGAAACCAGGCGGGTCCCTGTGCACGGTGCTCGCCACCATGTTCCGCTTCAAGTCGGAGCAACGGTGGCGCAAGTTCGACTTCCAG AATCCGTCCCGAAAAGACTTAAACGTGCAAATGATGATGGAAATCGAATCTTCTCTCCTGGGAGCTGAAGTAATACGCTCACCCTGCATCTTCATACGCCCAGAAGTAGACAAAGCCACTGCTAATAAAGTCAAGGATATCATTGTCAATCATCAGGGAGAAATTTGCG agGACGAAGAAGATGCAACGCATATAATTCACCCCGCGGTAGATCCTCTGGAGGAAGAGTACGCTCGGCCTGTATTCAAACGTGGGAACAGCGTTCTTATACACTGGTACTACTTCCCCGACAGCCACGACACCTGGGCACAGTCTGATCTACCG GTGGACGTGCCCGAGAATGTGAGCTGGGAGTGCAACCGGGCGGAGCCGTGGCGCGTGTCGGCCACGTGGGCGCTTGACCTGCCGCAGTACAACGAGTGGATGAACGAGGAGGATTACGAAGTCGATGTCAACGGCAAGAAAAAG GTACACAAGTTGAGGCTGTCCGTTGACGATCTAATCCCCGGGTCGGAGCCGTCAGGGAAAAGTAAAAAGGGTAAGAGGAAGCGATCTCCATCTCCGCCGCCGCAGAAACACGGGAAGAGAAAGAG TCGTGTGGCGAAGCGTCGCGATAACGACGGTGATGAAGAAGAGGATAACGCGTCCAGAGACAATACTGATGTCGCACCCACACCTGAGAGCGAGCGGTCTACTGAca CGCCGGCGCCGGCGTCGGGCGCGGCGGAGGCGAGCGCGGCGCCCGACGCGCCCGCCACGCCCGCGCCCGCCATGGACGCGCACGACGACTCGCAGGGCAAGCACAGCGACTCCAACACGCAG GAGATGCTAACTAAGGAAGAGTTGGAAGACAATGTAACGGATCAAACTCACCACATCGTAGTGCCGTCCTACTCGGCGTGGTTCGACTACAACTCCATACACACCATCGAGAAAAGAGCGTTACCCGAGTTCTTCAACAATAAAAACAAGTCGAAGACTCCCGAGATATATTTGGCATatag GAACTTCATGCTGGACACGTACCGCCTGAACCCGACGGAGTACCTCACGAGCACGGCGTGCCGGCGCAACCTGGCGGGCGACGTGTGCGCCATCATGCGCGTGCACGGCTTCCTCGAGCAGTGGGGGCTCGTCAACTACCAG GTGGAGACAGAGTCTCGTCCGACCGCCATGGGCCCGCCGCCCACGTCACACTTCCACGTGTTGTCCGACACTCCGTCCGGTTTGCAGCCGTTGCAGGCGAGACCTACTCAACCTAGACCAG CAGAGAACGTAGCGGTGCCGAAGGTGGAGGCCGGCCTTCCCAACGGCGCGGATGCGGGCGCGCCCGTCAAGCCCGAGCCCAACGTTAAGGCGGAGCCCACCATCGAACTGGGCACCGCACCTGGACTCAAGATGGACCAA TACCGTGGAGGAGCCCGGGGGCGCGAATGGACAGAACAGGAGACCCTCTTGCTGTTGGAAGCACTGGAACTGCACCGAGACGACTGGAACCGCGTGGCGGCGCACGTGGGCTCCAGAACACATGATGAGTGTATCCTGCACTTCCTACGACTGCCCATAGAAGACCCATATTTGAATGATACCTCAGCTA GTGGTGTCCTGGGTCCATTAGCCTACCAACCCATTCCATTCAGCAAGACCGGCAATCCCGTGATGAGTACAGTTGCGTTCCTGGCTTCCGTAGTCGATCCGCGCATCGCTTCCAAAGCCACTAGAGCTGCTATGGACGAATTTTCTGCTATTAAG GACGAGGTCCCGGCGGCCATGATGGAGGCGCACGTGAAGGCGGCCGGCGCGCACgggcccgccgccgcgctcgccgccACCGGCATCGCCGGcaccgcgcccgccgcgcccgcag TAGAGAAAAAAGAAGGATCAGAGGTAAAACAAGAAGCAATGGAAGTGGACGGAGAGGGCGAAGCGAAGGTGAAGGAGGAGCCGGCGGAGGCGCCGCCCGCAGACGAAGCCAAAGAGACCAAGGACGATGCTACCCCACCGCCAG AAGCGCCAGCAGCGGTAGATTCCAAGGTACAGTCAGCGGCAGCGGCAGCTCTTGCGGCTGCCGCCGTGAAGGCGAAGCATCTCGCGGGAGTCGAGGAGCGCAAGATAAAGTCCCTCGTGGCTCTTCTCGTCGAGACGCAGATGAAGAAGCTGGAGATAAAGTTGAGGCACTTCGAGGAACTCGAGGCAACCATGGAGCGAGAGCGAGAAG GTCTCGAGTATCAACGGCAACAGCTGATACAGGAACGTCAACAGTTCCACCTGGAACAGCTGAAGGCGGCCGAGTTCCGGGCGAGAAACCACGCTAttcaaag ACTGCAGGCGGAGTCGGGCGGcgtggcggcggcggcggcggcggcggcggcggcggcgagcGCGGCGCCCGGCGCGCCCGACGCGCCGCCCGCAGACGCGCCGCAGCCGCCGCCCGCGCACCACGCCTga
- the LOC113401630 gene encoding SWI/SNF complex subunit SMARCC2 isoform X2 → MTTLGPKKDGGPNIEFFQSAESLTQFDQIRVWLQKNCKKHVQTDPPTKEGLAQLVIQLIQYQENKLGKNATDPPFMRLPMKVFMDMKPGGSLCTVLATMFRFKSEQRWRKFDFQVGKNPSRKDLNVQMMMEIESSLLGAEVIRSPCIFIRPEVDKATANKVKDIIVNHQGEICEDEEDATHIIHPAVDPLEEEYARPVFKRGNSVLIHWYYFPDSHDTWAQSDLPVDVPENVSWECNRAEPWRVSATWALDLPQYNEWMNEEDYEVDVNGKKKVHKLRLSVDDLIPGSEPSGKSKKGKRKRSPSPPPQKHGKRKSRVAKRRDNDGDEEEDNASRDNTDVAPTPESERSTDTPAPASGAAEASAAPDAPATPAPAMDAHDDSQGKHSDSNTQEMLTKEELEDNVTDQTHHIVVPSYSAWFDYNSIHTIEKRALPEFFNNKNKSKTPEIYLAYRNFMLDTYRLNPTEYLTSTACRRNLAGDVCAIMRVHGFLEQWGLVNYQVETESRPTAMGPPPTSHFHVLSDTPSGLQPLQARPTQPRPENVAVPKVEAGLPNGADAGAPVKPEPNVKAEPTIELGTAPGLKMDQYRGGARGREWTEQETLLLLEALELHRDDWNRVAAHVGSRTHDECILHFLRLPIEDPYLNDTSASGVLGPLAYQPIPFSKTGNPVMSTVAFLASVVDPRIASKATRAAMDEFSAIKDEVPAAMMEAHVKAAGAHGPAAALAATGIAGTAPAAPAVEKKEGSEVKQEAMEVDGEGEAKVKEEPAEAPPADEAKETKDDATPPPEAPAAVDSKVQSAAAAALAAAAVKAKHLAGVEERKIKSLVALLVETQMKKLEIKLRHFEELEATMEREREGLEYQRQQLIQERQQFHLEQLKAAEFRARNHAIQRLQAESGGVAAAAAAAAAAASAAPGAPDAPPADAPQPPPAHHA, encoded by the exons ATGACAACTTTAGGCCCTAAGAAAGATGGGGGCCCAAATATTGAGTTCTTCCAGTCGGCGGAATCTTTGACTCAATTTGACCAAATTCGTGTGTGGTTACAGAAAAACTGCAAAAAG cATGTCCAAACTGATCCACCAACCAAAGAGGGATTGGCCCAACTGGTCATCCAGCTTATTCAATATCAGGAGAATAAGTTGGGAAAAAATGCAACTGATCCTCCGTTTATGAGACTTCCA ATGAAAGTATTCATGGACATGAAACCAGGCGGGTCCCTGTGCACGGTGCTCGCCACCATGTTCCGCTTCAAGTCGGAGCAACGGTGGCGCAAGTTCGACTTCCAGGTCGGTAAG AATCCGTCCCGAAAAGACTTAAACGTGCAAATGATGATGGAAATCGAATCTTCTCTCCTGGGAGCTGAAGTAATACGCTCACCCTGCATCTTCATACGCCCAGAAGTAGACAAAGCCACTGCTAATAAAGTCAAGGATATCATTGTCAATCATCAGGGAGAAATTTGCG agGACGAAGAAGATGCAACGCATATAATTCACCCCGCGGTAGATCCTCTGGAGGAAGAGTACGCTCGGCCTGTATTCAAACGTGGGAACAGCGTTCTTATACACTGGTACTACTTCCCCGACAGCCACGACACCTGGGCACAGTCTGATCTACCG GTGGACGTGCCCGAGAATGTGAGCTGGGAGTGCAACCGGGCGGAGCCGTGGCGCGTGTCGGCCACGTGGGCGCTTGACCTGCCGCAGTACAACGAGTGGATGAACGAGGAGGATTACGAAGTCGATGTCAACGGCAAGAAAAAG GTACACAAGTTGAGGCTGTCCGTTGACGATCTAATCCCCGGGTCGGAGCCGTCAGGGAAAAGTAAAAAGGGTAAGAGGAAGCGATCTCCATCTCCGCCGCCGCAGAAACACGGGAAGAGAAAGAG TCGTGTGGCGAAGCGTCGCGATAACGACGGTGATGAAGAAGAGGATAACGCGTCCAGAGACAATACTGATGTCGCACCCACACCTGAGAGCGAGCGGTCTACTGAca CGCCGGCGCCGGCGTCGGGCGCGGCGGAGGCGAGCGCGGCGCCCGACGCGCCCGCCACGCCCGCGCCCGCCATGGACGCGCACGACGACTCGCAGGGCAAGCACAGCGACTCCAACACGCAG GAGATGCTAACTAAGGAAGAGTTGGAAGACAATGTAACGGATCAAACTCACCACATCGTAGTGCCGTCCTACTCGGCGTGGTTCGACTACAACTCCATACACACCATCGAGAAAAGAGCGTTACCCGAGTTCTTCAACAATAAAAACAAGTCGAAGACTCCCGAGATATATTTGGCATatag GAACTTCATGCTGGACACGTACCGCCTGAACCCGACGGAGTACCTCACGAGCACGGCGTGCCGGCGCAACCTGGCGGGCGACGTGTGCGCCATCATGCGCGTGCACGGCTTCCTCGAGCAGTGGGGGCTCGTCAACTACCAG GTGGAGACAGAGTCTCGTCCGACCGCCATGGGCCCGCCGCCCACGTCACACTTCCACGTGTTGTCCGACACTCCGTCCGGTTTGCAGCCGTTGCAGGCGAGACCTACTCAACCTAGACCAG AGAACGTAGCGGTGCCGAAGGTGGAGGCCGGCCTTCCCAACGGCGCGGATGCGGGCGCGCCCGTCAAGCCCGAGCCCAACGTTAAGGCGGAGCCCACCATCGAACTGGGCACCGCACCTGGACTCAAGATGGACCAA TACCGTGGAGGAGCCCGGGGGCGCGAATGGACAGAACAGGAGACCCTCTTGCTGTTGGAAGCACTGGAACTGCACCGAGACGACTGGAACCGCGTGGCGGCGCACGTGGGCTCCAGAACACATGATGAGTGTATCCTGCACTTCCTACGACTGCCCATAGAAGACCCATATTTGAATGATACCTCAGCTA GTGGTGTCCTGGGTCCATTAGCCTACCAACCCATTCCATTCAGCAAGACCGGCAATCCCGTGATGAGTACAGTTGCGTTCCTGGCTTCCGTAGTCGATCCGCGCATCGCTTCCAAAGCCACTAGAGCTGCTATGGACGAATTTTCTGCTATTAAG GACGAGGTCCCGGCGGCCATGATGGAGGCGCACGTGAAGGCGGCCGGCGCGCACgggcccgccgccgcgctcgccgccACCGGCATCGCCGGcaccgcgcccgccgcgcccgcag TAGAGAAAAAAGAAGGATCAGAGGTAAAACAAGAAGCAATGGAAGTGGACGGAGAGGGCGAAGCGAAGGTGAAGGAGGAGCCGGCGGAGGCGCCGCCCGCAGACGAAGCCAAAGAGACCAAGGACGATGCTACCCCACCGCCAG AAGCGCCAGCAGCGGTAGATTCCAAGGTACAGTCAGCGGCAGCGGCAGCTCTTGCGGCTGCCGCCGTGAAGGCGAAGCATCTCGCGGGAGTCGAGGAGCGCAAGATAAAGTCCCTCGTGGCTCTTCTCGTCGAGACGCAGATGAAGAAGCTGGAGATAAAGTTGAGGCACTTCGAGGAACTCGAGGCAACCATGGAGCGAGAGCGAGAAG GTCTCGAGTATCAACGGCAACAGCTGATACAGGAACGTCAACAGTTCCACCTGGAACAGCTGAAGGCGGCCGAGTTCCGGGCGAGAAACCACGCTAttcaaag ACTGCAGGCGGAGTCGGGCGGcgtggcggcggcggcggcggcggcggcggcggcggcgagcGCGGCGCCCGGCGCGCCCGACGCGCCGCCCGCAGACGCGCCGCAGCCGCCGCCCGCGCACCACGCCTga